CGAGGACAAGAGTCTCGGTGGTGGTGGTCTCGCCGGAGAAGCCCAAGTCTGGGTACATTTTGCAACTGCACAAAGATGGAAATGGTGCATCAAGAATTATAGAAAATTTAAGCTATCAAAACAAGTCACGATCACTCAGAACACCACAACAGAGTCGTGCATGAAGCAGAGATTGACAACTTTAGAAAGAGGGTGATCAAGAATCTAGACTTTACCCTCCGCAACCAACGCACTTGCAGCCAGCTCCGCATCCACAGTTTCCTCCGCAGCAAGACATTTTCTCTAGAGAATCGGAAGATGGAAAGTTTTT
The DNA window shown above is from Brassica napus cultivar Da-Ae unplaced genomic scaffold, Da-Ae ScsIHWf_2060;HRSCAF=2711, whole genome shotgun sequence and carries:
- the LOC125599917 gene encoding metallothionein-like protein type 2, MT2-4/MT2-25 — encoded protein: MSCCGGNCGCGAGCKCVGCGGCKMYPDLGFSGETTTTETLVLGVAPAMNSQYEASGETFVAENDACKCGSDCKCNPCTCK